DNA from Verrucomicrobiota bacterium:
CGTCATAAGTTTTACAGAGTCGGGTACAGAGCTCCAAATCCCACGGAAATGACCTTGACGCTTTAGATCATTTAGAATGATAAAAAGTTGGTTGATCTCATCCTTGGTCATATTTCCTATGTTAGCAAAGTTCATCAATCCGGAAGATTGCGCGGCGAGTGCAGCATCAAATAGGCCTATTGTTGGGGCATTAACCAAAGCGACTTTTCCTTTATATCGAGGGTCAAAAAGCCAAGACCAGCTTTCTGTCTGATAGGGGATTCCTTCAGGAATGATCTGAGTATTATAGCCAAATGAATCAGCGTTATGAACATAAGGCAGGAAACTGATAAAGTCCGTTTGCTTGGATCCTAGACTTTGATCGTCTTGAACATAGAGCAATTTATAGGGTGCATCTCCCTTGCCTAGCTTTGCTTCAGGGGTAATACGGCCAGTTTTCGTGAGATCATTGATTTCACCCCAATATCTAAGGCGTTGGCGATCAATCGGTTGAATAGCATTTGCCTGCCAAAGAACATTAATGCTGTTAGACCATTGCTCATAGAGGTCAAATGATTCTGGGTGGGTAGAAGCTTTATGCAATACCTTGGCACTACCCCCTGCTTCAAATTCTATTTTGAAGCCGAGGTCTTTTTCAGCCTGCACGCGCAGTTGCTCTTGTAGTGTTACATGTGTTCCTAAAACTCGAAGTGTAATCGATGGTTTACTCCATACATAGGGAGCCTGACTTAAATACGCTGTAGAAACTGCTGCTTTACCGAACTTCTTGATAAAAGATCTACGTGTTGAGGCAGTTTTGGGCATAAATTTCGATTTTATCCATATAACTGATTCTGCATGAATATAGTAGAATCAGATAATGATATTAATCGACCCGGGCAGCATAAACTTTATACGCAGATGTGATCTGGTGGAAGTAGAAGAAGATCCATAAGAGCTTGAGTGATAAGGAGATGAGAGTCGAGAAGATGTATTCAAAGGTGATGCTGCAAGAAGACTCTATGTTTCTTGAAGCCAAAATTGTACACGAATCATTATGGGGTCATGATATCATCCGAGTTAAACAGGGGCAGGAAGAAATGGATTCCTTTCATCAGAAAATGACTCAAATAGATCCTCAAAACCTTGATCTAGGGGCTCAAATTACCGAAGGAAAAGCCTTATTTATTTAGCTAGACAATAAAGGTGATTTTCTGCCCGATAATAAATTCGATTGCCGACAATTGAAGGAGTGGCCCGAGTAAGTCCTGGAATTTTATTGGAATGGAGCTCTACGTACTCTTTTGAATCGGTCTTGGCAACCCTCGTTGTGCCATCCTCAGTTATAATGAAGAGCCGGTCATTGGCCACAAATAGTGAGGAAGAGATAGATTTTTTTGTGCTTGTTGACCAAATCTCTTGGCCACTCTGCCCATCGAGGCAAAAGACCCGTCCATTATTGGTTGCTGCAAAAAGCCGACCGTTGTAAGCGACGATAGATGGAATATAAGTAGCAACTTTAGAGGACCAGAGTAGCTTTTTGGTCTTAATATCGAAAGCATAAGTTCCTTTCTCAGGAAACCCACCGGAGGTATAGATAATATCTCCGTCCATGACTACTGAACCTACAGTGACCGCTGAACCTCCTGGAATGGACCAATTCTGCTTCCCTGTCATCGGATCGTATGAGATCAGCTTGTTGTGGCCAGAGAAAATCAATTGGGGTTGTTTATCTATCTCAAAGACTCTTGGGGTATGCCAGCTATTGCGTTTTTTCAGAGGGCGGCTGATGGTCCATTTTTTGGTTCCGCTTAGATCATAGCCATAGACAGCTATAGTGGGTTCATTTTCTACTGGAAGAACCAGCATATCATTATAATAGAGAGGTGATGCACCACTGCCAAATTGAGACTTGAAATCGGACAGCTTAATATTCCAGATCTCCTTGCCATCGAAATCATGAGCAGATGCGTAGATCGCATCATTAATCCCAAATAGGCTGATGATCTTTTTGCCATCTGTAACCGGCGTAGATGAGGCGTCAGCATTCATTTTGTGATTTGATGAGAAGAATCTGCCTCTATGAACCTGCTTTTTCCAAAGCATTTCGCCGCTAGCAGAATCAAAGCATAAAAGGGATTGGGTTCCAGTTTTAGGTTCGGAAGTCGTCAGGATTACTTTATTATTAGAAATGATGGGGGAAGAGTAGCCGACTCCAGGGACAGGAGTTTTCCAGAGGACATTCTCCGAATCAGACCAAGTCATAGGCATACTTTGGCTATCGGAGTTAGCAATCACGCCATTGCCTGAAGCACTGCCCCGCCATTGATTCCATTGTGCTAGCAGCGAGTTTGTGAGCATGTAACTGGAGCAAACTATGAATAGGAGTATACGTAACATAATTCAAAGATACGTAAATTCGCATAAAGCACAATCCTTCAATAAGGACTTGTTTAGTGTTCTGTGGTCTGCTGATTTAGCTCTCTAACAGAACTCAAGGAATGGCTTAAGCCCCTACCCATCTCGTTGAACCCCTATGGTATAATCAACCTGATAGTAGTGGCCGATTCTTTCACTTCGACTATCTAGTGAGCTGACAGGTGATGGATACAGGGCATGCATACTTTTGGTAGAACATGCTCAAACTCCAGGGATTGGCTAGATCCTTATGTAATGTGAGCAGACCCAACTACATAGGAATGTGAAAATGTGGGTATATTTGAGGTCATTTCCCTGATGAATTAGCTGACTGTTGCAAATAATGCAGAGAGATTAAATAGGAACAGTCTAAAGTTTAAAATCGAGCATATAGGAATTATTACGTGTATGTAGACTTTAGTGAATGAACACGGGAGAGAAAGTTAAAAACTTTGCAAATTTCCGATAGCTAATTGATTTCACTAACTTGGCCGTCAATTGATGACTCAATTGTTGGGCAAAGTGAACTAAATCTTTTTTGGTCTTATGTAATTTTAGCAATCCGTTTTCATTTTTTGTCTCTTCATTTTTTTGATCTTTATTGTCATACACATCAGTTGCTCGCCCAGCAGGGCTTACGACTTATAAGCTCTTCTCTAAACAAAGCATCTTATGATGTAACGCATTGTTTCTTAAGATGTTATAGGAAGAGAGTTCTTTAGAATTATCCAGAATGTAAGCGAAAAAGTATATACCTAGGCAAAAGAAAACGCTCATGAAAAGCGATTTAGTGCATATGCCATCAATTATTCTCATCAAAAAAATAAATAAAATTAATCTGTGGCACGCATAGTGCTTTTGAACGCTCGACATGAAGTTGAGCTTTTGGAGAAATGCGTGATCTAGTCGAGATTTCGGAAGAATGAAAGCTTAAAAGAAAGGATGATAATGAATAGAAATACCTTAAAGAAATACAAAATAACTACAAAGCGTATGACCTTTGTGGTGTGTGCGGCTCTAGGTTTAGGGCTGGCAAATCTTCAGGCAGCAAACCCGATGCTTGATAAGTACCCGACAGATAAGGTCAATACAACAGGACTGGCGGTGACCGATGACACGGTTACGGTAGGCCAACTGCATTCGATTACAGGAACAATGGCTATCAGTGAAACGGGATCCGTAGAAGCTGAGCGTTTGGCCATCGAACAAATCAATGCAGCAGGAGGAATCCTCGGTCGTCAAATCAAGATTATCCAAGAAGATGGTGCGAGTGATTGGCCAACATTTGCTGAGAAGTCAAAAAAGCTGATCATCAAAGATAAAGTGGCTTGTGTATTCGGATGTTGGACATCTGCTTCAAGAAAAGCTGTTCTTCCTATCTTTGAAAAAGAAAATAATATGCTTTATTACCCTACATTTTATGAGGGTTTGGAAGATTCAAAGAATGTTATTTACACGGGTCAGGAAGCGACTCAGCAGATTCTATATGGCTTAGACTGGGCTTATGATACACTCAATTCCAGAACCTTCTACCTCATAGGTTCCGATTATATCTGGCCTAGAACATCTATGAAAATTGCTCGTAAGCATGTGGAGAACTTCCTAACCAAGAAAGATCCTAAGTGTAAGGTAGTGGGTGAGGAATATTATCCACTAGGTCACACAAACTTCCGTTCTTTGATTAATAAGGTCAAACTCAAGAAACCTGATCTTATGTTCACTGCGGTTGTCGGTGGTAGTAACGTAGCTTGGTACAAGCAACTTAAATCTGCTGGCGTGACTTCAGACAAGTACAACCTACTAACAATCTCAACCACAGAAGACGAGGTATTGGGGATTGGGGGTGAGAATTGTGAAGGTTTCTATTCCAGCATGAAATATTTCCAATCTCTTGACAACCCTGCCAACAAAGCTTTTGTAGCGGCTTTTAAAAAGAAATGGGGAGAAGACAGTGTAATTGGGGATGTAACTCAAGCTGCTTACCTTGGCCCTTGGTTATGGAAATTTACTGTAGAAAAATGTGGAAGCTTTGACATCGATAAGATTGCTGAAGCCTCTGGTGGTGTAGAATTTAAAGATGCTCCTGAGGGTTATGTGCGCATACATGACACCAACCACCACTTATGGAGCTATTCCAAGATCGGAAAGTTCCTGAAAAACGGACAGTTTGAAGTAGTCTCAACATCACCTGATCTCATTGAGCCATATCCTTATCCAGAAGGTTATCAGTAAGATAAGATTGATTTCTTTATATATACTCTACGCGTAAAGCGAAGTGGTAAATCCTAGTAATGAAGTGAAGTGGTTAGCGGTGGGGAATGGTAAGCGACATTCCCCACTTGCTTACCAAAATTGGGAAGAAAAAAAGTTTAGATTTAGGAAGTATCAAAGATGATAGGTGACTATACATATCAAGAGATTTTTTCAGTAATAACGATGCAGTCCTTTGCGGGAGTTAGTCTTTTGTGCATCTACGTTCTCATGGGGCTTGGCCTATATATTGTATTTGGCCAAATGGGGGTAATTAATATGGCGCATGCCGAGTTCCTGGTAATGGGATCATATACCATGTGTTTGGTCTCGAGAATGGTGACAGACGCTGTGCCAGGACTACTCGATTTTTATTTTCTTCTAGCTATACCATTAGCTTTTGCCATTCCTTTTGGCGTGGGTTATCTGGTGGAAATGTCATTGATCAGCCGGTTGTACAAACGGCCGCTTGATAC
Protein-coding regions in this window:
- a CDS encoding extracellular solute-binding protein, with the protein product MPKTASTRRSFIKKFGKAAVSTAYLSQAPYVWSKPSITLRVLGTHVTLQEQLRVQAEKDLGFKIEFEAGGSAKVLHKASTHPESFDLYEQWSNSINVLWQANAIQPIDRQRLRYWGEINDLTKTGRITPEAKLGKGDAPYKLLYVQDDQSLGSKQTDFISFLPYVHNADSFGYNTQIIPEGIPYQTESWSWLFDPRYKGKVALVNAPTIGLFDAALAAQSSGLMNFANIGNMTKDEINQLFIILNDLKRQGHFRGIWSSVPDSVKLMTSGEVIIQSMFSPAVSSLNGKGIPCIYAAPKEGYRAWHGVMCLSQKTSGYQKDAAYDYMNWWLSGWPGAFVARQGYYISNPERSRPLLDNDEWNYWYLGKSAAKPLQGTDGKISVKPGQTRTGGSYERRMSNIAVWNTVMDNYEYSLTRWGEFLLS
- a CDS encoding PQQ-binding-like beta-propeller repeat protein produces the protein MLRILLFIVCSSYMLTNSLLAQWNQWRGSASGNGVIANSDSQSMPMTWSDSENVLWKTPVPGVGYSSPIISNNKVILTTSEPKTGTQSLLCFDSASGEMLWKKQVHRGRFFSSNHKMNADASSTPVTDGKKIISLFGINDAIYASAHDFDGKEIWNIKLSDFKSQFGSGASPLYYNDMLVLPVENEPTIAVYGYDLSGTKKWTISRPLKKRNSWHTPRVFEIDKQPQLIFSGHNKLISYDPMTGKQNWSIPGGSAVTVGSVVMDGDIIYTSGGFPEKGTYAFDIKTKKLLWSSKVATYIPSIVAYNGRLFAATNNGRVFCLDGQSGQEIWSTSTKKSISSSLFVANDRLFIITEDGTTRVAKTDSKEYVELHSNKIPGLTRATPSIVGNRIYYRAENHLYCLAK
- the urtA gene encoding urea ABC transporter substrate-binding protein, coding for MTFVVCAALGLGLANLQAANPMLDKYPTDKVNTTGLAVTDDTVTVGQLHSITGTMAISETGSVEAERLAIEQINAAGGILGRQIKIIQEDGASDWPTFAEKSKKLIIKDKVACVFGCWTSASRKAVLPIFEKENNMLYYPTFYEGLEDSKNVIYTGQEATQQILYGLDWAYDTLNSRTFYLIGSDYIWPRTSMKIARKHVENFLTKKDPKCKVVGEEYYPLGHTNFRSLINKVKLKKPDLMFTAVVGGSNVAWYKQLKSAGVTSDKYNLLTISTTEDEVLGIGGENCEGFYSSMKYFQSLDNPANKAFVAAFKKKWGEDSVIGDVTQAAYLGPWLWKFTVEKCGSFDIDKIAEASGGVEFKDAPEGYVRIHDTNHHLWSYSKIGKFLKNGQFEVVSTSPDLIEPYPYPEGYQ